TTTTAGGATTTTAAGGTCTGAATTTAGATAGTGATTTTCAAAATTCTGCACCATGACAAAATAATATTTATTAAATGCAATTCCAATGCTCACATGAGTATGAAACATGTTTAAAATATTATTTTTGTGCCCGTTGTTGCAACAAGTCTCATCATTATGGATCATTGAGTATTCTAAATCATTAATTGCCTTGTATTGATCAATGACTGGACAGTAAAACCGCTTGTAATCATTACATAAATCAGATGCTTTGTAGTAGTTTTGGCCACCGTTTGAAAGCACATAACTTATTTGACCTACGTTTTGTTGAATGTAGCCAGTACCGTTATACAGTGAATACAGCATATAGGGTTTAAACCCATCCATGGTCATGTGAGATATAGTCTTTGTCTGTAATAATTCATTTGCATGAATTTGGGCAGCTGTGTTATTACTTTGTAATAATGTCGAAAGACCATGCTCTGCACGATCCTCATTTATCCGGGATAAAGCAAAACTCTTTAATGCCTGTATCGTGTCTGAAGAATCATTATACTCATTCGCAGAGAAGGGATTTGATGCGTTTGATAAAGGCACATTATGTATAAGTAAAGAAACAATCAAAAATAAACCAACTATCAATGGTTGGTATTTACTAGGCATATACAATGACTTTTCATTAAAAATAATATTTTTATTTTTTGTATTATTCATGCAGTAAAATCTTCTTATTTTTTTTACTATTTCGATCATATTTACCAAAAATTTATTTATCTAGGCAGTAGGCAATAATGTCTACTCATCCACAGATTTATTTGATAAATTTTTCACAGTCTGAATTTTCCTGTATTCAAAAATTTTCTTTAGACTATTTTCCACATATCCTTCCATCAATTTTCCTAAAAAGAAAAAAGGTAATTCGAATTCAATCTTGTCTGTAACAACTGTTTGATTTTTTCCAATTTCTGAAAATAGATGTACATGTTTCCATTTTTTGAATGGTCCTTTTACCATTTCATCTATATACTCATATTTAGATACATCAACCATAGATATTTTTGAATACCATTTGCTATTATAAAGGGCTAACCTCCCTGATATGGTCATTTGAAGACCTTTGACAATTTGTTCATCGGAGGTTTCAATAATCTTTAATTTTAGGTTGGGTGGTGTAACTATTTCTAAATGCTTGACATCAGTATAGAAATTCCAAACTTCATCTACGTGACAATTGACCATGAATGATTGTTCAAAGGATCTCAATTTACAGTATACCACCAGATAAAGTCAATTTTTAAGCTTTTCTAGAATTAGAAATTCATTTCCATCGACATCTTTAAACATCGCATGAATTCCTAGAATAGATTTTAATGGACTACGAGAAAATGTAACTCCTCTTGCTTTCAGATCATTAAATGTTCTATGAATATCACTAGTTCTAAAAACTATCACGGGCATTGGCTTTAAATCTTTTTTGGAAATTAGTGATTTTGGATACAGATTAACTGAGGAATCCGATGATCTGGGGGCTATCTCCACCCACCTAAAGTTTGATTCTAATTCCAAATCACATATAACTTCAAAGTCTACCTTTTCGACCCAAAATTTCAAAGATTCCTGCTGATCTTTTACAAATATCGATGTTGAAGCAATTCCAGTTATCACCATTTATCTAATTAATTCACAATCATCCCGCTTTCCTTTTAATGTTTTATGTTGTATTGAAATGAGAAAATTATTTATTTAGACGTTATGAAATCAATTGTTCTAATTTTAAATCCATTCATCTTTTACTATATGATAAATCTTCTTTCTTATGTCATCTAGATTAGTCTTTTCAATAATTAGTCCTTGATCTTTTAGTTCTTCCAACCCTGTTTGAACGGTTCTACGTGGTAAATTAGTAATATTAATTAATTCGCTTTGTTCCATAGAATTTCTTGTTCGAATAATATAATAAATAAACTTTGTAGCTGGACTCCCTTTGGCTATTTTTTTCATACTGGAAATTCCATAACTAGATGGGGATAAGAATCCCTTTCTCTGCGATTCAATGGATATTACGTTTTCCAAATTTGTTTCACCAAGATTTACCCTTTGACCAAATTCAGCAATCATTGCTGCCTGTTGAATTTCCAGAGGAGTTTCAAATATAATTTTGTTCGGAGATATTTTTGATGTTACTGCACCAACTATATTCCATTTAATATTCCCTTTTTCGTCGTATATACCTACAGCATACCCCAGGTTACCTTCAAGGAGAATTTTTTCTGAACCTACTTCTATGGCCTCATTAATTTTAGTAATTGTTTGATCAAACGAAAGCTGTCTTCTCGGATCTTTTTTTCCTACTTTCCAAAGTGCTACTAGGTCTTTAGACTTTAACTTGGCTGCAATCTGTTTCTTTTTTTCTAAAGATAATTCAATATTATTTTCACCTACTTCAATAATGTCAAACCCCAACTTTGAGGCATCCTCAACGTATTTATCAAATGATTTTTCCAACAACGCATATTCTGTAAGTGTACTCCCAACGGAAACCAATATGTCATGTTCATGGTAGAAATTTATCCGATCCATCAGTTGATCATTTGAAATCAAGAGGGGTAGAGGACCATAAATTTTTGCAATATCGATTAGCGGGGAAATTATTTTGAAATTCGCACTATCAAATCCTTGAAATTTATCTACGATATATGTAATTCCTTCTTTCCTCGGTTTCTGCCAATCAATCCTTCTAGTAGATAAATGATCGAGCATAAGTATCAATATGGAAAGAGGTATATTGAATTATACCACATATCGAAACAATTTTTGAAACAAAAACACGTTCAAATCTCAGAGTTGAATTTTACAGGGTATTTTTATAGATAGGAAATCAGAATGCGATAATACATCAAATTTAAAGAGATAGAAGGAATTAATGCAATAATAGCCCGATTATGAAATAAACATTGGATAGCATACTCAATCAAATTACTTCTATAGATTCTCTAGAATAGCCCTTGGTCAACAAAAATTCAGTTACTTTGGATCTATGATCCCCTTGCAATACGATCATCCCATTTTTTGCGGTTCCACCTGTCCCTATGGTCTTTTTTAATTCATGAGCAATTGATTCCATTTTTTCTTGATCGGTAAACCCTTTGATGTTTGTTACTCGTTTACCTCGCTTAATTACGTATAGTTGAACAATTATTTTAATCTCATCTTCATCGAGTTTTTTTAATAAATCGTCAAAAGAATTCTCGTCTGCGACTGCAAATGGTTCTATTCTATTTTTTTTAGAACTTACCGGTTTCTCTTTTTTTATCTCTGATATACTGATTACTATTTAGTGATTATATTTATTTTTTGTTATCCATTACGTGTCCAATATTCAAATAAATGATAATCGAATTTTAAGCTAATATTATCACAGGTACCATACGGCTCCTGGTTTTGATTTAAAATTTCAATTCAACACCTCAGATGGCTTTACTTTTGAATATTGCAATCAATAATCAATTACAATTGCCTTCCCAGTCATGAAAAGATTAAATAATATTTGTATTGATGATTATTGGTACGATCCTTAAATACCCCGGAGACTAATTTTGTGTGAAGAAATCAAGAATAAAAACATCAAACTTGTACTGCAATAACAACATAATCTCCTTTTCGTATACTCAGTAAGCTTGCTATTTTTGCTTTGATGCCATATTTCTTACTTCTTATTCTTAGAATATCACGTTTTTCTTGTGAATCAACAAAACGTGCTGTACCGGCCACCCAAGTCCCCTTTGATACGCCTCTATAATTGCATGGAGCCACTCTCACGACATTATTATTCTTAATTCGTTTCACTTTTCCGGTCTTTTCTCTAGTCACTACAAAAATATCCTTATCCTTTCGGATGAACCATACGGGTGTAACTATTGGATGATTGTTTTTTCTATAAGTTTCAAGATTTAAATAGGATTCATTTTCAAATTGTTGGGTATTTGCAGGCATAATAATTTTGACTGCCTGCTAGTTATAAAGAATGTCGTTAGTAAAGATCTACTGAATAGTAAGTATGATCATACGTAAAAAGAATAGAAAGAATGAAACTGTTTAATTAATATTATCTAAATCTAAGAAATTCATAATTTAAATAATTAACAATGAAAATACAATATTAAATTGCAGAATATGATGAGATATACTATTACCGAACAAAGAGGAAGTACTAGAATAATCAAGATTATAGACCAGAGGTGTATAATGCGATTAATTTCGATTTGGTTACAGAATTAAAGCGCGAAATTGGTCTATGTGAAACTAACGAAAAAATTTCTGCCGCAACATTAACAGGAGAAGGATCAAATTCTTTCAGTGCAGGCGGGGACTCGAACAATATGGTCAAGGTGTCGCCCAATTAAGCAGTATAAAACGCAAATCATGTTCACGAACTATTAAACCAAATTGAAGGGCTAGCCAAACCGGTACTAACTGAAATTAATGGTTTTGCATTAGGTGGTGGATGCCAAATAGCACTAGCCTGTGATTTGAGAATTGCATCCGTTGATGCAAAAAATAGGGCAACCAGAGGTCAAGATAGGAATTTCACCTGATTGGGAGGCACACAGAGATTATCAAGAATAGTAGGCATCTCAAAAGCAAAAGAATTGACATATACTGGGAAAATAATTGACGTCAACGAAGCACATAGAATAAGACTCGTCAATAAAATAGTCAAGTTGAATTATGATGAAAAACAACAGGATAATCCTAAACCAAGAACGCTATTTTAGTAAAAGAAAACTATTGTGTTAATATGCCTTTCAATCGCAGAATCCATTAATAATAGTTATCCCATGGTGACGAAAACCTGCAAAGTCCTAATAAACAAGGCAAGGGATGCAGATATTGATACTGGATTACTCCTCGAATAATTTGCCTTCAGATTCTGTTTGAACGATCTGATAAATAGACGAGCTAATCTGAGGGAAAAAGAACAATCATTCACAACTTACCAATACATGCTGAAGGACAATCAACTCAAAGCCCTTTTCAATTTCAATGGATGATAATAAAATAGGTCTAAATTGTAAATAATCGAGTTAGCAATGGTCGGTAGGATTGGACTCGAAAACAATAAATCAGTGGAAAGGAGATTACATAAAGAGAATCCTAAACTATGAGTTATGGAAGACATCTCACACGCTCACATGTATATCATAATCTAAGATACAGAATAAATACATTCGAATTTTTCCATGTTAACACATATACTTATTTTTGTCGAAATTAATATAGATTTCATGCCCTCATTTAATTTTTTTAAGAAAAAAGATAAAGATATTTCAAACTCAAATAATAAAAAGAGTGCTGCTGCTGCTGCTGCTGCAAATTCAACAGTACCGACGGTTCAAGTCCAAGACAATAAAATTACTATTGAGGATGCTGTAAAAGAGTTAGAAAAAAGTGAAGGAAAGATAACTAAGAATCTCTTGATTAATTTGGAAAAGACATTTGAGGATACGAATCTAGCCTTTCAACACATTAATATTATTGCAGAGGATTTGGACGCAGAAGTCATAAATACGGAAGAAGAAAAGCTGATGCCATTAGTGCAGAATACAAAAAACACTATAGTACGGGCATTAAAACGCGAATCTTCCAATATATTACCCGTTCCCAAGACCTTTGAAGAATTCATCAAATTCAGGGATTCGGTAGATGCGTCAATAAACAGGTTCGGCGAAGTTACAAGTTCGCATAGCAGAATCGTCAATACCTTTATGAAAAAACATGCAAATAGTTTGAGGGGAGAATTAAAAAGAATAAGTGATGGTTCTGAAAAATTAAACGACGGATATAATGAGATAACCGAGGATAGAAAAATGATAGAAGAATGTCGATCTAACCTCCTAAGTATTCATTCCAAAATAGATGAAATTAACAAGGCCAATATTACAATAAAAAATCTCGATGAAAAGATCAGACAAATTAAGGAGGGAAAAGATAGAAGGGAAAAGGAAATTAATTTAATAAAATCCTCATCAGATTATGCTAAATGTTTAAAATACCTACAAGAAAAAGAAGAAATTGATAAGAAGAGGAAGAAATCTATTAATCAACTATACGATATTTCCAATCACCTGACAAAAGCAGCGAATAAATATTCTTATGGACTATCCAAAGGAACGGTAGAAAAAATAGACACGATTGTAAATAAACCCTCAGAAATAGTTTCCAAACCAGATATGTCAGAATACATAATACTACTAATGGATATCAAAGAATCTGTAAGGAGTAATAAAATAGTATTAAAAGATTCTAAAAAGGTATTACAATATTTTGATATTCTAATAGATGAATTACCGAAATTTAAAACAGAGATCAAAGAGTTAGATTCAAAAATAGATCGACTAAAGGACAAAGACAAAATAGCAATCCTAGACGATGTAAAGAAAAAAGAAGAGGAGAGAAATGAAGAGGAGAGAATCATAAAGTTGGAAAATCAAAGGAAGGAGGATATTACTAAGGAAAAAATAGGACTCGAGGAACAAATGATATCAACAACAAGAGATATCGAAGAGCAAATTCACAAACTATGCAGAAAGAAGTATAAAATAATTACTCCATCAGCATAAAGGTTACCGAATCAAAATCGAATAACTCTGCAAGGTTTGAGTAGATTACTAGATGGACATAATGTTATGAATAGGATAATTAACACTTTACATGACAATCACACATTGGAAGAGATAACCATAATTATACAATCAAAGAATAGAATTTTGATATGATTTCATTACTTTGTGAACCTTTCTATGAGATCCTCATGTTGAGGATACTGGAGTAACAATTTATCCCTATTGCCTAATTCAAAATCATCAAAATCGAATCCGGGAGAAACGGTACAACCCATTAGTGCAAATGATGTCTTGTTGTTTATTTCAGCACAAAACCAAGTATCCTTTGTTACTACGTAATGAAGATTTTCATCATTTTCAAGATTATTGCCAAGTTGTACTCTTTGACTGATACGCTCTTCG
Above is a window of Candidatus Nitrosocosmicus arcticus DNA encoding:
- a CDS encoding SRPBCC family protein, which gives rise to MRSFEQSFMVNCHVDEVWNFYTDVKHLEIVTPPNLKLKIIETSDEQIVKGLQMTISGRLALYNSKWYSKISMVDVSKYEYIDEMVKGPFKKWKHVHLFSEIGKNQTVVTDKIEFELPFFFLGKLMEGYVENSLKKIFEYRKIQTVKNLSNKSVDE
- a CDS encoding CAP domain-containing protein, which translates into the protein MNNTKNKNIIFNEKSLYMPSKYQPLIVGLFLIVSLLIHNVPLSNASNPFSANEYNDSSDTIQALKSFALSRINEDRAEHGLSTLLQSNNTAAQIHANELLQTKTISHMTMDGFKPYMLYSLYNGTGYIQQNVGQISYVLSNGGQNYYKASDLCNDYKRFYCPVIDQYKAINDLEYSMIHNDETCCNNGHKNNILNMFHTHVSIGIAFNKYYFVMVQNFENHYLNSDLKILK
- a CDS encoding translation initiation factor — translated: MVISISEIKKEKPVSSKKNRIEPFAVADENSFDDLLKKLDEDEIKIIVQLYVIKRGKRVTNIKGFTDQEKMESIAHELKKTIGTGGTAKNGMIVLQGDHRSKVTEFLLTKGYSRESIEVI
- a CDS encoding VOC family protein, with protein sequence MVITGIASTSIFVKDQQESLKFWVEKVDFEVICDLELESNFRWVEIAPRSSDSSVNLYPKSLISKKDLKPMPVIVFRTSDIHRTFNDLKARGVTFSRSPLKSILGIHAMFKDVDGNEFLILEKLKN
- a CDS encoding phosphosulfolactate synthase, yielding MLDHLSTRRIDWQKPRKEGITYIVDKFQGFDSANFKIISPLIDIAKIYGPLPLLISNDQLMDRINFYHEHDILVSVGSTLTEYALLEKSFDKYVEDASKLGFDIIEVGENNIELSLEKKKQIAAKLKSKDLVALWKVGKKDPRRQLSFDQTITKINEAIEVGSEKILLEGNLGYAVGIYDEKGNIKWNIVGAVTSKISPNKIIFETPLEIQQAAMIAEFGQRVNLGETNLENVISIESQRKGFLSPSSYGISSMKKIAKGSPATKFIYYIIRTRNSMEQSELINITNLPRRTVQTGLEELKDQGLIIEKTNLDDIRKKIYHIVKDEWI
- a CDS encoding PPOX class F420-dependent oxidoreductase — its product is MPANTQQFENESYLNLETYRKNNHPIVTPVWFIRKDKDIFVVTREKTGKVKRIKNNNVVRVAPCNYRGVSKGTWVAGTARFVDSQEKRDILRIRSKKYGIKAKIASLLSIRKGDYVVIAVQV